The nucleotide sequence GGGTTACGGTACGGGCGCGGTTATGGCCGTTCCATCGGGCGATCAGCGCGACTGGACATTTGCCCGGCACTTCAATCTGCCGATTGTGCCGGTGCTGGATGCCCAGAAAGATATGGACCAGCAGGCCGATAATACCAAAGAGGGCCACTACATCAACTCGGCCATCATCAACGGTATGACCTATGCCGAAGCGACCGCTACGCTGATTGCCTGGCTGGAAGAACGCGGCCTGGGTAAAGGCAAGGTCAACTTCCGGATGCGCGACGCCGTATTCAGTCGCCAGCGGTACTGGGGCGAACCGGTGCCGGTGTACTTCAAAGACAATGGCAACGGCCAACCGCTACCCTATCTGATTGACGAAAGCGATTTGCCGCTGGAACTGCCCGCCGTGGATAAATACCTGCCGACCGAAACCGGCGAACCTCCGCTGGGCCGCGCCGAAGGCTGGAAATACAAAGGTGAGTATGACTACGAGCTGAGCACCATGCCCGGCTGGGCGGGGTCGTCGTGGTACTGGTACCGCTACATGGACCCGCAGAACGACAGCCGGTTTGCATCGCCGGAAGCCATTCAGTACTGGCAGAACGTAGACCTGTACATCGGCGGTACCGAACACGCTACGGGGCACCTGCTCTACAGCCGTTTCTGGAATAAATTTCTGAAAGACCGGGGTTACGTCCCGCAGGAAGAGCCGTTCAAAAAGCTCATCAACCAGGGCATGATTCAGGGTCGGTCGAATTTTGTGTACCGTGTTAAAGGAACGGGTATGGATGGCGTTAAGCCGGTTTTTGTCTCGCTGAATCGCGTAGACGATCAGGAGGTAACTCCCCTGCACGTAGACGTCAATATCGTGGAAAACGACGTCCTGAACGTTGACGCGTTCCGAAAAGCCCGGCCGGATTTAACCGAGAATGCCGAGTTCATAATGGAACCCGACGGCCGTTACCTGGTCGGGGCGGAAGTGGAAAAAATGTCGAAGTCGAAATTCAACGTCGTCAACCCCGACATGATTGTGGAGAAATACGGAGCCGACGTTTTACGTCTCTACGAGATGTTCCTTGGTCCGCTTGAACAGGCCAAGCCCTGGAACACCAACGGCATCGACGGCGTGTATCGCTTCATCCGCAAGTTCTGGCGGCTGTTCTACAAGGATAATGCTGCCGGGGCATCAGATGCCGGGTCGAGCCAGTGGATCGTAACCGATGAGCAGCCAACCCCTGCCGAGTTGAAAGTTCTGCACCGGACCATTCAGAAAGCCGAGAGCGATATTGAAGCGTATTCATTCAACACTTCGGTATCGGCCTTTATGGTGTGTGTGAATGAGCTGACTAGTCTGAACTGCCACAAGCGGGCGATTCTGCAGGACCTGGTTTTGATTCTGTCCCCTTACGCTCCGCACATCACCGAAGAACTCTGGGCAGCTCTGGGCAATGAACCGGGCACGGTTTCTTACGCGGCCTTCCCCAAATTCAACCCGAACTATCTGGTTGAGGATGCCTTTGAATACCCGATTCAGATCAACGGAAAAGTTCGTACGACGATCAGTTTTGCCATTGACCGCGCCCCGACCGAGATCGAGCGGGAGGTGCTGGCCGACGAGATCGTTCAGAAGTGGCTGGAAGGTAAGTTACCGAAGAAAGTCGTCGTCGTTCCGAAACGGATTGTGAACGTCGTGATTTAAGCCTTCGGCGTAAAACATGGGCATTTAGTCCAACCAAATGGAATGTAAATGCAGGAGACCTTGGGCTTGCTTCATGTAGCTTGTGGGGCTGTCAACCCTGTTGGCGTTGTAATCATCCAGAAACCGGAGACAGTAACAGTTTCCGGTTTCTGCATATCAGGCCCGCTACGGATAAACCGACGCATTACAGGAACCTCGAACGTAAACTCCGTTCGGGTTTTCACGCTTATAATCCCCGACCCCAATGAAAACCAAAAGCCTCCCCACCAACACGGCCAGTAGCAAACCTTTTTTACCGCAGCCACGACCGAACGAGCAGTTACCGTTTACATGGGGTGATGGAGCGATTGACCTGATAACACCGATACGACAACTAACGCTGCCGCAGAGGTAAACCTAAGCCAACCGATAGCGGGCTTTTTGTTGTCGATCGTCGCTGCCGAAGCCTTGAAAACGCCTAATTTTACCCTACAGTCAGGGGCGGTGGATGCCTGAGAAAACCTACGGAGTTTATGACAGTCGGCCCCAAGCATTAACATAGCGTTGCAGACCTCGATGAATATAACATTTGATTATACAACAGATATAAGAGATTGGCAAACTATCCTTGACCGAACGTACCTCCATTCTGGAAACAGGTGAAGGAAGCATACTGCTCTCTTTCGGTTTACTAATTAAACTACCTGCTGACTCGTTAGGAGGCATTGTTGTTTGTATGATTCCTAATACGCTGCTCTGGGCAATACTTATAATGATGCTACAAACACGTATCTTTCGCAAGTAGTGGTTAAATTGAGTAAGAGCCCAGTTACTTAACCTATCGGCACTTATACAACAGCCCTAAGAATAGTTTTAGCTAATTCAGGAAGAATGATGTGGTAATTCTAGTACTTTCGCTTTCAGTTGTTTAACCTATCTCATTTTTTCCTTATGAACTCTAAAATAGCGTTCGTGGCAGGCTTTGCCAGCATCTTTTTTATTGGTTACGCTCTAGTTTGGTACGGGCTTAATTTGGTTAGTGCTTTTTCGTTCTATGGGAACTTGGCTCAAGCTTTAGGCGATAGCCGATTCCATTTAGCAGCCATCACTGATACCTACGAAATGGCTACTCGGTTGATTATGGGAATTGGTTTAGGTCTATTAATCTGGAAAGTGAGAAAGCAAAAGCAACAGACGATAGCTTAATGGGAAGCCACTAACTTAGGGATGTTTTTTTATAACTTAGAATATGTAAAGGGAGTAAAGTAAGAAATCAAAATGTACGAGTCAGCAGTGTATTCTCAAATTATTCCTAAAACAAAAAGCTTCCTAAAACGCCAATTCCTTCGTGTAACTGTCGGATTTATGGCGTAAATCGTAGCTTTTCCAGTGAGCTAATAAGATCAGGAAGAAAATCTGTGAAGGCTGGGTATTTACTCCGATTACTTTCATAATAAGCTAACTGGGTAGTGAAGTGATCGAGGTAAGGCCAATCTTTATACAACTCTCGAAGACGCTGGCTCTCGCTGGGCAACCTCATTTTTAGCGCAATCCGTATTTCACCTGCTCGTACTGTCAATTCATTGAAAAGAGTTAGCCAGTCCGTATACTGAGCCTGATTTGGTACGGGTTTAAATAAGTCTTTATACTGATTGATACGCTCCCTCAGTACCGGTTGCATCGTGTATGGATTGACAAAGGAGTGGCCAAATTCATGTACACAAAGCGTACGAACTGCTTCAGGATCGTTGAAGCCAGGATCGACTACTCGTTGACCTTGTACTTGTTGATCACGGTAAGGGGCGCTAATATTGAAAAGTCGAGCCGCCTGTCCTTCCCCAGTTTGCCAACCCATACCCCATTGAGTAATAAAGAAAGGCATTACCACTATTGTATAGGCCTGCTTTCGACTCCCATAGTACTCTTCCATGGTTGGAATAAAGGCAACAGAAGGACGGTTTCGGCTCACTTGACCTATAGCTTTTTGGTACATTCTGCCTTGCTGAGCTAAAAACCTTGGTATGTGAGCATCTCGATAAAAACGCGCTACTTGGGCCATGTAAGCATTGACTATATATTTCGCCGAATCGGGATTAGAATGGACAGCTGTTAATAGTAAAGGTGACACGGATGACTGCCATCCGGTGGCTGGTAATGGGCGGGCATAAAGCCCTAGTAAATACACACCAGTTCCTATTTTGTCGGATAAAGCTTTCGTCCCCGTAATAGCTGGGTGATTTGCATAGCGCCGAAAAGCATTGTAGTTGATGCGCATTAACCGTGAACGTCGGTAGCCAGCGGGGTCCTTGGCTGAGTCCGGAAGAAATTCCGGAGACAACTGATTCATTAAAGTAGCGATGGTTTCGAGAGTGGGGCTGGCTTGGACGGTAACTTGCCTAGCGATTGGTTGAGCTGTCGCTACGCTACTGATAAGCAGTAGACAACATATAGAACGCATACCGTAATACTTCACCTGTATAACTTACTGTTAGAGTTTTGGTATAAGTGGCTTTTATGTAAAGTTAGCCGTTACATTACAAACTAATCGCTGAATTTCGCTTCCATTATTGAAACTGAGATATAAATAGCTTTGCTCTTCCTAATCATAGGTGGCAAGCAGTTATTCTTACCTTTTCAAAGCGACCTCGATAAAAATCGAGTTAGCTAGTAATGCTGACACGTTAGGCGGTTTGCCGGGTACGCTCACTATCTGGTAGTGAGCGTACCCGGCCCGGTGTTTTAAAGCCATTAACGTAACAATCCGTTACCGTTACTCGCATAAATACATTTCCTCTCTCGATGCCAGGCCCGCCAGAATATAAAGCGTCAGCGAATTGGATGTGGCGGCCCTGATCTCGAAAAAGCTCAAGTTACCCGCTCCGAAAACGAGTCTAACCCGGCAACCCTCTAAGGACCAGCGACCTTGCTGCATCGTCTGGGGCGTGTCGCCGGTGCAATCCACAAGCTTGTAGTTACCATCCGGCATAAAGAACAGCCGTTCACAGGCTTTACCGGTGCTTCCATTGCCGGTTTTACTGAGCCAGCCCGTGGCGCATCGGGTCAGGGTTTCGGCACTGCAGAGCGGTGGTTCTTTATGATCCTCCAGCTCCATGCACGACCAGGGCAGCGATAGCAGCAGGCCACCCGCCACTACCTTTCGAATAAGCGTTTTCATACCTGGTTTTGTTGTTAGGTTCAGAAATATCCGGGCGCAGACTATTGTCTGATTAGTCGCTAATCATCGCTCAATACATCGCCAACAAACTGATAGACAACCAATAAGAAACCGCCGTTGTCAGCTTCCTTATACAAATCAGGTGGTCAAACCTAACTTTATTATTCGGTCAGAATGCTCGCTCAGAACTTATTTATTGTTTATTTGTATCGTCAACTTTTAAGTTCTGAATGCAGGTAATACGTTTACTTCCCGTTTTCTTTTTCCTCTCTCTATCATCTTTCGCTCAACTCGATACGCTCGTTAACGGCCGACAAGCTGGGGTAATCCTGCACCGGGGGCTGTCGGCACCCGACCAGATTATTCCGGCTACGGGCAAGGTGCCACTAGGGGCCGAGCTGACGTATAGCTGGTTACTGCGGAATCGCCGGGCGTGGGAACAGTGCAGTTGCTTTGCCAATGTGGGTGCGTATGCCAACTATTTCACCTTTCGCAACCCAGTTGCGCTGGGGCGTACGGCAGGAGCCGGCCTGTTCTTTGAGCCACTAATATTTCCCCAGCGCCGAACCTTCTATTCGGTGCGGTTTGCCGCCGGCCTAACGTATCTGACTGATGTTTATGATCCGGTAAGCAACCCAACCAACCGCTATTTCAGCCTGCCGCTAAGCGCCCAGATTGGCGTAGCCGCTACGGCAAATCACCGCCTGACCGAACAGGTCCACCTGACGCTTTCGGGTTATTACAACCACATTTCCAACGCCGGGAGCCGTCAGCCCAACCAGGGTCTGAACATCCCTACCCTGGCGATTGGTCTGGCGTATCTGCCCGTGCCCGTCAGCTATCCTAATGTACGCCACTGGCGGTTAAGCGAACCCGCCCGGCGCTGGATGGCGCGCGCATTGCTGCTGGGCTCTGTCCGGGTTATGCCCAGGACGGATAAAAACCTGGAAATGGCCCTGCCGATGTACGGCTTGAACCTCGTGGGTGGCTACCACCTGAGTCGGTCGCACGTCCTGTCGGGGGGTATCGAGCTGGCCGACGACCACTATTTCCGGGAACAGCTCCGACGCTGGTCTTACTCCGATCAGCGGTATCAACAGGGCAGTCTGCTGGCGGGCTATGAATTCTGGCATGGCCGGTATGTCTTTACGGCGCACATGGCCTGGAACGTAATTCGTCCCCGCCCCTACCGCCCGGCAACGTACCAGAAATACGGGTTGCTGTACCGCTTCGGCAATGGTCTGACAGTTGGTTTTAACGTAAAAGCCTATGGCGAAGACACCAAAGGTTTTCAGGTAGCGGGAGGCTGGAGTTTTTAGCCAATCCAGCCCTACTTTTGGGGCATGAAAATTCGTTTGCTGTGTAGTGCCATCGTTGTTATGTTGGCGGCCTGTTCGCCTAAAACCTATACCAACATTAGGGCTGGCGGGGCCTCTGCGTTATTTAAATACCAGCCTGACCAGACCGCCCGCATTTCGGCCCACCGGGGCGGGGGCGACCTGATAGGTTATCCCGAAAACTGTATTGAATCCTTTGCGTATCTGGCTAAGAACCTGCCCGTCATCATCGAATGCGATATTGATCTGACCAGAGACAGCGTGATGGTAATGATGCACGACGCCACCCTCGACCGCACCACCACGGCACGGGCAAACTCATCGACAAGACCTACGCCGAAATCCGGCAGTACCGGCTGGAAGATAACCTGGGCAACGTAACCCCCTACCGGGTTCCGACGCTGGAAGATGTGCTGCGCTGGGGTAGAAACAAGGTTGCCTTTACACTC is from Spirosoma taeanense and encodes:
- the leuS gene encoding leucine--tRNA ligase, which produces MEYNHRQTEQKWQRFWDENQTYRAETDSSKPKYYVLDMFPYPSGAGLHVGHPLGYIASDIVSRYKRLKGFNVLHPMGFDSFGLPAEQYAIQTGQHPAVTTEQNLKRYIEQLKNIGFSYDWSREVRTSDPSYYKWTQWIFMELFRSWYNKDTDRAEPIETLLEKFATNGTTDVNAICDEDAPTFTAAEWNAMSKQESYAITLKYRLTFLADAVVNWCPALGTVLANDEVKDGVSERGGYPVEQKLMRQWMMRITAYADRLLAGLDVIDWTESLKEQQRNWIGKSVGASVRFPIMKNDERSMINVENSTHHSTLITSDYIEVFTTRVDTIYGVTFMVLAPEHELVPDLTTPEQREAVEAYVNAAKLRSERDRMADTKAVSGVFTGSYCINPLNEEKVPIFLADYVLAGYGTGAVMAVPSGDQRDWTFARHFNLPIVPVLDAQKDMDQQADNTKEGHYINSAIINGMTYAEATATLIAWLEERGLGKGKVNFRMRDAVFSRQRYWGEPVPVYFKDNGNGQPLPYLIDESDLPLELPAVDKYLPTETGEPPLGRAEGWKYKGEYDYELSTMPGWAGSSWYWYRYMDPQNDSRFASPEAIQYWQNVDLYIGGTEHATGHLLYSRFWNKFLKDRGYVPQEEPFKKLINQGMIQGRSNFVYRVKGTGMDGVKPVFVSLNRVDDQEVTPLHVDVNIVENDVLNVDAFRKARPDLTENAEFIMEPDGRYLVGAEVEKMSKSKFNVVNPDMIVEKYGADVLRLYEMFLGPLEQAKPWNTNGIDGVYRFIRKFWRLFYKDNAAGASDAGSSQWIVTDEQPTPAELKVLHRTIQKAESDIEAYSFNTSVSAFMVCVNELTSLNCHKRAILQDLVLILSPYAPHITEELWAALGNEPGTVSYAAFPKFNPNYLVEDAFEYPIQINGKVRTTISFAIDRAPTEIEREVLADEIVQKWLEGKLPKKVVVVPKRIVNVVI
- a CDS encoding DUF4932 domain-containing protein; this encodes MRINYNAFRRYANHPAITGTKALSDKIGTGVYLLGLYARPLPATGWQSSVSPLLLTAVHSNPDSAKYIVNAYMAQVARFYRDAHIPRFLAQQGRMYQKAIGQVSRNRPSVAFIPTMEEYYGSRKQAYTIVVMPFFITQWGMGWQTGEGQAARLFNISAPYRDQQVQGQRVVDPGFNDPEAVRTLCVHEFGHSFVNPYTMQPVLRERINQYKDLFKPVPNQAQYTDWLTLFNELTVRAGEIRIALKMRLPSESQRLRELYKDWPYLDHFTTQLAYYESNRSKYPAFTDFLPDLISSLEKLRFTP
- a CDS encoding acyloxyacyl hydrolase; its protein translation is MQVIRLLPVFFFLSLSSFAQLDTLVNGRQAGVILHRGLSAPDQIIPATGKVPLGAELTYSWLLRNRRAWEQCSCFANVGAYANYFTFRNPVALGRTAGAGLFFEPLIFPQRRTFYSVRFAAGLTYLTDVYDPVSNPTNRYFSLPLSAQIGVAATANHRLTEQVHLTLSGYYNHISNAGSRQPNQGLNIPTLAIGLAYLPVPVSYPNVRHWRLSEPARRWMARALLLGSVRVMPRTDKNLEMALPMYGLNLVGGYHLSRSHVLSGGIELADDHYFREQLRRWSYSDQRYQQGSLLAGYEFWHGRYVFTAHMAWNVIRPRPYRPATYQKYGLLYRFGNGLTVGFNVKAYGEDTKGFQVAGGWSF